CATCGAAATGGCACAAACCAATGGTCAAGAAAGACGTGAAGCGTCGCAGCCAAACTCTTCAAAGTACATCCAAAGTCTACGCGCCAAACACAAAGGCTTATTCCGCAAGCTGGCAAACATAAACACCGAACAGAAAGACGATAGCATATCTCAAGTCCAACGAGGTATGCTGGAAGAACTGAAAGCGGTGCAGAGCCATGTCATGGATTTAATCCTCGAAGAATTGCCAGATGACGTAGACGAAGATTTGGCAAAAGACGAAGCATTCCACTCACTATATGCTTCTAAGGCAGCAAGGTTGGTCGTAATCGACAAAAAGCCATCGTCAGCTACAACACCTCCTGAAGTTGCATCATCATCGGTCTCCATTCAGCATCATCTCAACATCCCAATGCCGACTTTTGATGGTCTATACGAACACTGGCCAACGTTCAAGGCCATGTTCTTAGACATCATGAAGCGGACTAATGACTCGGATGCAGTAAAACTTCACCATCTCAACAAAGCGCTGCAAGGGAAAGCAGCTGGCATCCTGAACACGTCCATTCTGAATGGCAACAACTTCCAGGCGGCTTGGGACGTCTTGGAGAGGCGTTTTGAGAATCCTCGGCTGATTGTCGACAAGCACATCGCAGGATTGCTTCAGCTGAAGCATGCACCCCGAGAATCTGCAAAGGACCTGCGGAAGCTAGCGGAGACGTGCAAGAGTCATGTGGATGGCTTAGTGTTTATGAAGCAGACTATCGACAGTACCAGCAACCTCATCATCACACATCTTCTCAGCTCATGTATGGACGCTGACACAAGGAAAGCATGGGAGAGTTTGTTGGAACATGGAGAGTTTCCGGATCTCTTCAAAACTCTCGATTTCATCAATCGTCAATGTGAGGTGCTCGAAAGCTGCACGCCAGAGACGTCACGGAAATCAACAAGCACCAAAGCTTTCACCTCCACCACAGCTGCCAATCCATCGTGTGTTCTGTGCCAGCAGCATCATACTCTTCAGAACTGTCCAACCTTCATCGCGATGTCCGTAGTGCAGAGGAAAAGTAAAGTACAGTCATTGAAACGCTGTTTCAATTGCCTCAGCGCTGGACACCCGGTTTCGCAGTGCCGATCGAAATGGACGTGCCGTATCTGCAAGaaacgtcatcatcatctacTTCATGGGGAGCagcttccagcagcaccatctctTCAGCCTCCAGACGCCGCTGCAACATCTCATCAGCTTCCAGTCGATGCAGCTCAACCAACATTCATCGGGGCATCGATGACTTCATTGACGACAGCAGTGCCATCCACAGTGCTATTGTCAACAGTAGTGCTCAACATCACCGATCGTGCCGGAGTTAGCCATCCAGCAAGAGCTCTCTTGGATAGCGGAGCTCAATCCAACTTCATCACCGGCAGATTGGCACAGTTCCTGGAATTGCCGCGGAAGCTAATCAATCTTCCGCTATCAGGTATTGGTGGCAGTACAAGATCGAATGTGCGACATTCCATCGAAACCACCATCCATTCTCGATGCTCGAGCTATACTGCATCATTGGAGTTGCTTGTGCTACCGAAGCTGTCAGCCATTGGAAGATACCTGAAACCTGCATCTTGGCTGATCCATCCTTCAATCGGCCAGGAACCATTGACATCATCTTGGGAGCAACACACTTCTTCGAGATCCTGAGGACCGGACGACTCTCCCTGGGTGACAACATGCCAACCATTCAGGAAACTGAATTTGGTTGGGTAGTCAGTGGCAGTGCTACCATCACCGAATCCATGTCTCCAGTAATGTGTGCGGTGGCAACACACACGAACGAGTTGGACAACCTGATGAAGCAGTTTTTCGCCATCGAAGACCTGAGCAACACACCGAGCTGGAGCATCGAAGAACGAGCCTGTGAGGATCACTACACTGCAACCACCACACGAGAAGAGGATGGCAGGTACATGGTTCAGCTTCCACGCAAGCCAGAAATGATTGGCAAGCTGGGCGATTCAAAGACTATTGCACTTCGACGGTTCCTAGCGATAGAACGTCGACTTCAACGAGAACCCGACACCCAACGTGCCTATGTGGACTTCATGGAAGAGTACCTTCGCTTAGGCCATATGAGCAAGGTGGCAGCTTCTTCAAAGAACGATGAATCGTTTTATCTACCACATCATCCGGTCTTCAAGACCGACAGCACCACGACGAAGTGTCGAGTGGTGTTTGACGCATCGAGCAAATCTTCAACGGGTGTGTCTTTGAACGACACACTAACCGACAATTCGGACCGACAATTCAACAAGATGCCACTTCTATTTTGCTGCGGTTCCGAACTCAACCAGTCGCCCTTACCGCTGACGTCACCAAAATGTACCGGCAGGTTTGGATTCATCCAAAGGACCGATCACTGCAACGCATCATTTGGCGAAGTTCACCCAACGATCCGATTCAGGAGTACGAGCTCAACACGGTAACATATGGGACAGCATCCGCTCCATTCCTGGCAGTGCGTTCGTTGCAACAAATCGTAGCGGACCATGGAGGAGAGTTTCCAGTCGCCGCAGAACGTTCCTGTGACTTCTACGTAGATGACTTCGTTTCCGGCGGGCAATCATCTGAAGCGGCGCAGATGCTGCAGCTGCAAACTGAGCAACTCTACGCTAGTGCAGGATTCGAGCTGCGGAAGTGGGCGTCCAGCGACCCATCAGTACTTCAGAACGTGAACCAGGAGAAATTAGCATCCAGCTTTTATGCTACCAGTGGATCGAAGGGACTTCTCGCCACCCTCGGTTTGATTTGGGACCCAGCATCTGACACGTTGCAGTTTAAAATCAACACCCCATACGTGATTGGGGCAATCACCAAGAGAAAGGTGCTATCGTGCATCGCCAGGATCTATGATCCTTTGGGCATCGTCGATCCCGTAAAAGCCATGGCCAAGCAGTTCCTCCAACGCATCTGGACCCTACAAAcggagcagcaacagcccTGGGGATGGGATGACGAGTTGCCACATCATCTACAAGGAGAATGGATCAACTTCCACAACCAGTTGATACATTTACAAAATCTACACATTCCTCGTGTAGCCATCAGGCCCGATTCGACATCAAGCCAGTTCCATTTTTTCTGCGATGCATCGGAAAAGGGATATGGCGCATGCTGCTACATCAGAAGCCGAGATGACAAAGGGAACATCACGATGCAACTGTACGCGTCGAAAACTAAGGTGACACCGATAAATAGCAAACACTCCATTGCTCGACTGGAATTGTGCGCTGCACAATTGGCCAGCTTGCTATATGATCGGGTCAGATTAGCGGTCAAGCTCTCGTCTCCTGCAACTTTCTGGACGGATTCCATGACCGTAGTTCATTGGTTACGAGCATCGCCAAATTGCTGGAAACCATTCGTCGCCAATCGCGTCTCCCAAGTGCAACACTTGACCCAAGGAAGTGTTTGGCGGCACATCCCCGGAGTCGACAATCCAGCGGACTTAGCATCGCGTGGTTGCTTGAGCAAGGACCTTCTAGACAATCCGCTATGGTGGCAGGGTCCTTCCTGGATTTGTCTACCCGAGGACCAGTGGCCTGAATCACCATTACCATCATCatgtgaagcagcagcagcagagcagcgAGTCACCACAGTAGCTTGTCCAGTTACAGAAAAACCACCACATCGCATCTTTACGCTATACTCATCATTCTCCAGGCTTCGAAGGATTGTGGCATATTGGGTGCAATACTTCAACAGGCGCTTCAAGCGTCGACAGTACGCGGGTATTGGACTTACAACCCAAGACCTACGGGAGGCTGAGGAAGTATTGTGTCGGCTGGCACAGCAGGACCAATTTGAGCATGAAATAAAGGCTCTTCAACATAACAAGCCGATACCTTCATCATCAAAGCTGAAATGGCTGCATCCGCAGCTAGGAGCAAACGGCATCATTCGCGTTGGAGGACGTCTATCCAATGCACCTCTACTAGAAGACACCAAGCATCCGATTTTGGTTCCCAACAACCATCCACTGGCGGAGTTATTAATGGACCACTTTCACAAAACTCGACTCCATGCGGGGCCACAACTGATGCTGAGCAACAGTCGCCAACGATATTGGATCATTGGTGGCAGGAACATAGCCCGACGTGTATATCATCACTGCATCACCTGTTTCCGAGCGAAACCTTCATCTTCAGAGACGCTAATGGCAGATCTACCATCAAGCAGAGTGACACCTCGTCGACCCTTTTCAATCACTGGGATTGATTATTGTGGTCCAGTATTCGTCAAGGGACCACATCGAAGGGCCGCTGCTACAAAGGCTTATGTAGCAATATTCGTTTGCTTCATAACACGAGCTATTCACATTGAGCTCGTGTCGGATCTCACCACAGAGGCGTTTTTATCAGCATTACGCCGTTTCGTCGCTCGTCGCGGACTTCCCGAGGAGTTGCATTCGGACAATGCAACGAACTTCAAAGGAGCCAACAATCAGCTGAATGAGCTGTACAGACTTCTGCGAACACCTGAACACCAACAAGGCATGCAGAGTTGGACGCTGGAAAGGCAGATCATCTGGAAATTTATACCAACACGCGCGCCTCATTTTGGCGGGATTTGGGAGGCAGCTGTGCGCTCGATGAAGCACCACCTGGTTCGAGTTCTGGGAAACACCACTCTATCTTTTGAAGATATGACGACGTAATTGGCTGAGATCGAGTGTTGCTTGAATTCTCGTCCTCTCACCCCGATGACGGAGGATCCATCTGACGCAACAGCCCTTACCCCAGGCCATTTTTTGGTTGGGTCACATCTGCAGCAGGTTCCAGACGCCGAAACGACGACCGTTCCTGAAAACAGACTTACTCACTGGCGCCTCATACAACAGCTAAAACGCCACTTTTGGACAAGATGGTCCAGGGAATACCTTCAACAGCTTCAGCCGCGTTCGAAATGGATAAGCGAAGGACAAGAGATTAAACCAGGTACGTTAGTATTGATCAAAGAGGACAATGTGCCACCAACGACATGGCCATTGGCACGCGTTACGGAAGTCCATCCAGGAAAAGATGGAAAGATTAGGGTAGCAACGTTGCGCACAAGTACAAAAATGAACATCACTAGGCCACTAGTTaggttgtgtgttttgcctATCAATtagaaattattaaaattgttcaattttaaGGTGGCAGAATGTTGGATTTTGAGATAGGCAGAACACACCCGCGAGTTAGGCAAAGAATTAACAACGCCTATGCATAGGCAACACGCATTACATGTATTTTCCCATTAGACAGAATTCCCATTTAGACCAGTTCAATCCCAAAGAATCCAGTTGGAATATAGCCAACTTAACAGGATTTAAACAGGAAAATGTATGTATCGCTAACGGAGCACGTCGGCTCCTGATAAGAACCCCCCAGAAATCACCAATAAATCTAGTTAGAATTCCAGTATTAATTACTAAGTTCTCTCTTCAACTTTTTGATGAGCATTGCTCTTTTAGAGAAATTCGATTTTCTATAAGAGTGGCAAGACCGCGGTAGGAAATTCCGTAGTTAGTGAAGCGGAGTTTTCCTTCGAGGTGCCAGCCTTTTTAAAGGCTTTTGCTCGGGAGTTCTGCTCCCACGAAATACAGTCCACACGACGGAGTAGGCCGTAGCAACCTACAAACAGTAAGCAGTTTCCGGCAAAGTTCCTCGACCTCTACTTGAAGGAAAGCATCCAAAAGGTCTATCTGGCTAAAAACCATACAGGTGGCCAGACTTGCAAAAATATCTTGAGGAAGAGGAAGCGGGTATTGGTGAGGTTGCAGCATATCGTTCAAGCCCGTCGAGTAGTCTCCGCACACTCGTATAGTTCCGTTTGACTTATGCTCAACAACAATTGGCGTCGCCCATTCCGAATAATCCACTTTATTCCATCGTTTTCCAGCCGTTCAAGCTCCTTATCCACCGCTTGAAACATCGCATAGGCTATAGGCCGCTTCAGACGAAAAACACGCGTTGCACCTTCTTTCAGCTCCAACTGAATTTTCGCCTTAGTGCAGCAACCTAGCTTGCCGGAAAAAAAGTTTTGGGACTCCTTCTGTAATATTGCACTGCACGGTTCATCGAAACCAATGCGATTACAAACTGACGTCAGCGGCACATCCCAAAGGTTGAATATATCCATAGAATCTTTCCCAAAAAGTGCCAAATCTGCCGTAGTCACTCGAATCACGCAACTCATGCATTGTTCCGCTACGATCATGGAACCAGCAAATTCGCCTACGATGTGCAACAAATCACCAGATGCAGTTCTCGCTTTAACCATTGAAGGTTTCAATACAGGTTTTCCAACATGATGCCACAGTCTACGCCAAATAAT
This genomic interval from Anopheles merus strain MAF chromosome 3L, AmerM5.1, whole genome shotgun sequence contains the following:
- the LOC121598885 gene encoding uncharacterized protein LOC121598885, whose protein sequence is MPTIQETEFGWVVSGSATITESMSPVMCAVATHTNELDNLMKQFFAIEDLSNTPSWSIEERACEDHYTATTTREEDGRYMVQLPRKPEMIGKLGDSKTIALRRFLAIERRLQREPDTQRAYVDFMEEYLRLGHMSKVAASSKNDESFYLPHHPVFKTDSTTTKCRVVFDASSKSSTVALTADVTKMYRQVWIHPKDRSLQRIIWRSSPNDPIQEYELNTVTYGTASAPFLAVRSLQQIVADHGGEFPVAAERSCDFYVDDFVSGGQSSEAAQMLQLQTEQLYASAGFELRKWASSDPSVLQNVNQEKLASSFYATSGSKGLLATLGLIWDPASDTLQFKINTPYVIGAITKRKVLSCIARIYDPLGIVDPVKAMAKQFLQRIWTLQTEQQQPWGWDDELPHHLQGEWINFHNQLIHLQNLHIPRVAIRPDSTSSQFHFFCDASEKGYGACCYIRSRDDKGNITMQLYASKTKVTPINSKHSIARLELCAAQLASLLYDRVRLAVKLSSPATFWTDSMTVVHWLRASPNCWKPFVANRVSQVQHLTQGSVWRHIPGVDNPADLASRGCLSKDLLDNPLWWQGPSWICLPEDQWPESPLPSSCEAAAAEQRVTTVACPVTEKPPHRIFTLYSSFSRLRRIVAYWVQYFNRRFKRRQYAGIGLTTQDLREAEEVLCRLAQQDQFEHEIKALQHNKPIPSSSKLKWLHPQLGANGIIRVGGRLSNAPLLEDTKHPILVPNNHPLAELLMDHFHKTRLHAGPQLMLSNSRQRYWIIGGRNIARRVYHHCITCFRAKPSSSETLMADLPSSRVTPRRPFSITGIDYCGPVFVKGPHRRAAATKAYVAIFVCFITRAIHIELVSDLTTEAFLSALRRFVARRGLPEELHSDNATNFKGANNQLNELYRLLRTPEHQQGMQSWTLERQIIWKFIPTRAPHFGGIWEAAVRSMKHHLVRVLGNTTLSFEDMTT